One Ilumatobacter coccineus YM16-304 genomic window, TCGGCGAGAACGATGTCGGGGAACGACGACCGTCCACCCGCGTACGCATCGCACCCGCGCAGTACGTGAACGAGATCGGAGCCGAATCACCTGAGCCCGGTTTCGCTGCGCCGTCGTCCAGTCGCCAACGCCGCCTGAAATGAATCCGGGCATCGCGAGCGGCGACCCGTAGCCTGTGGGCCATATGGCCGCAACCGACCTCGAACAGATCGTCAGCCTCTGCAAGCGCCGCGGATTCGTGTACCAGTCCGCCGAGATCTACGGAGGATTCCGTTCCACGTACGACTACGGACCGCTCGGATCGCTCCTGCTCAGGAACGTCAAAGAGGCGTGGATCCGCTCGATGGTGCAGCAGCGTGACGACGTCGTGCTGATCGACGCAGCGATCCTGAGCCCGCCGCAGGTGTGGCAGGCGTCGGGTCACCTCGCCAACTTCTCCGACCCCCTCGTCGACTGCACCAACTGCAAGAACCGGTTCCGTCTCGACAAGCTCGACGACCCCGACACGTGCCCATCGTGTGGCGAGAAGAACAGCTTCACCGAAGCGCGCGAGTTCAACCTGATGTTCAAGACACAGGCCGGTCCCGTCGAGGGCACGGGTGCCGACGCGTACCTGCGTCCCGAGACCGCGCAGGGCATGTTCACCAACTTCGCTCAGGTGCTGCAGACCTCGCGCAAGAAGCCGCCGTTCGGCATCGCCCAGGTCGGCAAGTCGTTCCGCAACGAGATCACCCCGCAGAACTGGATCTTCCGCACCCGTGAATTCGAGCAGATGGAGATGGAGTTCTTCGTGCCGCCCGAAGACTCCGACAAGTGGTACGAGTACTGGTGCAACGAGCGCCTCAACTGGTACATCGAGCACGGCATCCCGGCCGAGATGGTCATGCTGCGCCCGCACGACGACGACGAACTGTCGCACTATTCGACCGGCACGTCCGACGTGGAGTTCGAGTTCCCGTGGGGCTTCGACGAACTCGAAGGCATCGCCAAACGAACCGACTTCGACCTCAAGGCGCACGCCGCCGTGTCGGGCGAGCGGCTCGACTACTTCGACCCGCAGACCAACGAGCGGTACGTCCCCTACGTGATCGAACCCGCGGCCGGAGCGACCCGCACCATGGCCGCTTTCCTGCTCGCCGCGTACGACGAAGACGAGATCAACGGCGAGACGCGCACCGTGCTGCGTCTGCACCCGCGCCTCTCGCCCTACAAGGTCGCCGTGCTTCCGCTGAGCAAGAAAGACACGCTCACGCCGCTGGCACACGAGGTCCGCAAGCTGCTCGCCGATCGCTACATGGTCGACTACGACGAGACGCAGAACATCGGCAAGCGCTACCGCCGACAAGACGAGATCGGCACGCCGCTCGCGGTCACGGTCGACTTCGACTCGCTCGACGACAACGCGGTCACGATTCGTGACCGCGACACGACCGAGCAGGTGC contains:
- a CDS encoding glycine--tRNA ligase gives rise to the protein MAATDLEQIVSLCKRRGFVYQSAEIYGGFRSTYDYGPLGSLLLRNVKEAWIRSMVQQRDDVVLIDAAILSPPQVWQASGHLANFSDPLVDCTNCKNRFRLDKLDDPDTCPSCGEKNSFTEAREFNLMFKTQAGPVEGTGADAYLRPETAQGMFTNFAQVLQTSRKKPPFGIAQVGKSFRNEITPQNWIFRTREFEQMEMEFFVPPEDSDKWYEYWCNERLNWYIEHGIPAEMVMLRPHDDDELSHYSTGTSDVEFEFPWGFDELEGIAKRTDFDLKAHAAVSGERLDYFDPQTNERYVPYVIEPAAGATRTMAAFLLAAYDEDEINGETRTVLRLHPRLSPYKVAVLPLSKKDTLTPLAHEVRKLLADRYMVDYDETQNIGKRYRRQDEIGTPLAVTVDFDSLDDNAVTIRDRDTTEQVRVPIDELLTTVSERLGF